A window from Aerococcus sp. Group 1 encodes these proteins:
- a CDS encoding CBS domain-containing protein, translating into MQFTDRQKEIIAIVKDQEPISGEAIASQFGLSKSTLRSDLALLTMTGILDARPKVGYFYTGLGFDPLLGQQLSEMKVAELMASPVNITAKTTVYEAITTMFLYDNGSLYVTDEDQRLQGLVSRKDLLRSLATKGQTESPAVALIMTRMPNIVVVEKDTLVLEAGKLLVDHKVDSLPVVNNRQDYQVLGKITKSHLVEFFVNTLANEGDL; encoded by the coding sequence ATGCAGTTCACTGACCGACAAAAAGAAATCATTGCCATTGTCAAAGACCAAGAGCCTATTAGTGGTGAGGCTATTGCTAGCCAATTTGGTTTGTCTAAATCAACCTTAAGAAGTGACTTAGCTTTGCTAACTATGACTGGGATCTTGGATGCCCGCCCGAAAGTCGGTTACTTTTATACCGGACTGGGTTTTGATCCCTTATTGGGGCAGCAACTTAGCGAGATGAAGGTAGCGGAACTTATGGCTAGTCCGGTCAATATTACGGCCAAGACCACGGTTTACGAGGCCATTACCACCATGTTTCTTTATGATAATGGCTCCTTGTATGTGACCGATGAGGACCAACGCCTCCAAGGCTTGGTTTCTCGGAAAGACTTATTGCGGTCTTTAGCGACTAAAGGCCAAACGGAATCCCCTGCTGTAGCCTTGATCATGACCCGGATGCCCAATATTGTGGTGGTGGAAAAAGACACCCTGGTGCTGGAAGCAGGTAAGCTCCTGGTTGACCATAAGGTGGATTCCCTACCGGTCGTTAATAATCGCCAAGACTATCAAGTTCTAGGTAAGATTACCAAAAGCCATTTAGTCGAATTTTTTGTCAATACCTTAGCGAATGAGGGGGACTTATGA
- the gatC gene encoding Asp-tRNA(Asn)/Glu-tRNA(Gln) amidotransferase subunit GatC → MSISEQDFKHVAQLAKLSFSDEEVGPMNDRFTEILDMVEKLSEVDTEGVEVMTHGINLKNIMRDDQPEAGTDRDLMLKNAPTKRDGFIVVPASFEESED, encoded by the coding sequence ATGTCTATCAGCGAACAAGACTTTAAACACGTGGCACAACTTGCAAAACTGTCCTTTTCTGATGAAGAGGTAGGTCCCATGAACGACCGTTTTACTGAAATCCTCGACATGGTTGAGAAATTATCTGAAGTGGATACTGAAGGGGTCGAAGTCATGACCCACGGTATCAACCTTAAAAATATTATGCGCGATGACCAACCTGAAGCAGGTACCGATCGTGACTTAATGTTAAAAAATGCGCCAACCAAACGGGATGGCTTTATCGTCGTACCAGCCAGTTTTGAGGAAAGTGAGGATTAA
- a CDS encoding UvrD-helicase domain-containing protein: MTHINQLIDGLNPQQKAAVQYTEGPLLIMAGAGSGKTRVLTHRMAYLLEEKAVRPWNILAITFTNKAANEMKERVKNLVGEAADTMWVSTFHSMCVRILRREAEAIGLSRSFTIADPAEQQSLIKRIMKDHNLDTTQFKPKMILGKISDAKNNLLGPKEYRQEYTGFIENIVADLYEDYQAGLQAAQSLDFDDLIMLTVRLFKEQPEILSYYQQKFHYIHVDEYQDTNEAQYRLVKLLADYFKNICVVGDADQSIYGWRGANMENILNFEKDYPQAKVILLEQNYRSTKTILKAANEVIQNNIHRQAKKLWTDNQTGGKINYYRAQNEQDESHYVLDKIRQATTDKNYQYKDIAILYRTNAQSRTMEEALVKANIPYRIVGGLKFYDRKEIKDILAYLRLLTNPQDNLSFTRIINVPKRGVGPGTLDKLRQFASEHGLTLLQAAQKVDYAPISGKGAKSLKRFADMMTNLQKQREFLTITDLTEEVLDKSGYLADLKAQKTLEATARIENIEEFLSVTRAFDERWEKEADQRQALAEIPQTDQAGNPVEAVDLMADPNQSDQGEEISLLSPEELDAGLGQAALVSLEAGTDASEDALLAFITDLSLVSDLDESETNEEEGQVNLMTLHAAKGLEFPIVFIIGMEEGIFPLSRASEDDEELEEERRLAYVGITRAEEELYLTNSYSRMLYGQHKSHPESRFITEIDDELLAKEDHSPLSMGGFSSSRPAYYNRKSYGSRSAGKSQEKRSIFAKGPSQAQDQGSESVEWQVGDKARHKIWGVGTVVKVTGSDNDQELDIAFKGQGIKRLLAAFAPISKED; this comes from the coding sequence ATGACCCATATTAATCAATTAATCGACGGTCTCAATCCACAACAAAAAGCAGCAGTTCAATATACAGAAGGCCCCCTCTTAATCATGGCCGGGGCGGGATCAGGGAAAACCCGGGTCCTCACCCACCGCATGGCCTACTTATTAGAAGAAAAAGCGGTCCGGCCTTGGAATATCCTGGCCATTACCTTTACCAATAAGGCGGCCAATGAAATGAAAGAACGGGTGAAAAACCTGGTTGGCGAAGCCGCAGATACCATGTGGGTAAGTACTTTCCACTCCATGTGTGTGCGGATTTTACGCCGGGAAGCAGAAGCCATCGGTCTCTCCCGGTCTTTTACCATTGCTGATCCGGCCGAACAACAAAGTTTAATTAAGCGGATCATGAAGGACCATAATCTGGACACCACGCAATTCAAGCCCAAGATGATCTTAGGCAAAATTTCTGATGCCAAGAATAATCTCTTAGGGCCCAAGGAATACCGCCAAGAATATACCGGTTTTATTGAAAACATTGTGGCTGACCTTTATGAAGACTACCAAGCTGGCCTCCAAGCCGCCCAATCCTTGGACTTTGATGACTTGATTATGTTGACAGTCCGCTTATTTAAGGAACAGCCAGAGATTCTTTCCTATTACCAACAAAAATTCCATTATATTCACGTGGACGAATACCAAGATACCAATGAAGCCCAATACCGCTTGGTCAAGCTTTTAGCCGACTATTTCAAGAATATCTGTGTGGTTGGGGACGCTGACCAAAGTATCTACGGCTGGCGGGGTGCCAATATGGAAAACATCCTTAACTTTGAAAAGGACTACCCCCAAGCCAAGGTGATTCTTCTCGAACAAAACTATCGGTCCACCAAAACCATCCTCAAGGCGGCCAATGAAGTGATTCAAAACAACATCCACCGTCAAGCCAAGAAACTCTGGACCGATAACCAAACCGGCGGGAAAATTAACTATTACCGGGCTCAAAACGAACAAGATGAGAGTCACTATGTCTTAGATAAAATCCGCCAAGCTACCACTGACAAGAACTACCAATACAAGGACATTGCTATTCTTTATCGGACCAATGCCCAGTCACGGACCATGGAAGAAGCCCTGGTCAAGGCCAATATCCCTTACCGGATTGTCGGCGGACTCAAATTCTATGACCGTAAGGAAATCAAGGATATTCTCGCTTACTTACGGCTCCTGACCAATCCCCAAGACAACCTCTCCTTTACTCGGATTATTAATGTGCCTAAACGTGGGGTGGGTCCGGGAACCTTGGACAAGTTACGCCAATTTGCTAGTGAACACGGCTTAACCCTCTTACAGGCGGCCCAAAAAGTTGACTATGCCCCCATTTCGGGCAAGGGAGCCAAGTCACTTAAGCGCTTTGCGGACATGATGACTAACCTACAAAAACAAAGAGAATTTCTCACCATTACCGATCTGACTGAAGAAGTCTTAGATAAGTCGGGCTATTTAGCTGATCTTAAGGCCCAAAAGACCTTGGAAGCGACCGCCCGGATTGAAAATATTGAAGAATTTCTTTCCGTCACTCGGGCCTTTGATGAGCGCTGGGAAAAGGAAGCGGACCAACGCCAAGCCTTAGCGGAAATTCCCCAGACTGATCAAGCGGGCAATCCGGTTGAAGCAGTGGATTTGATGGCTGATCCTAATCAAAGCGACCAAGGAGAGGAAATTTCTCTTTTGAGTCCTGAAGAATTAGATGCCGGACTCGGTCAAGCAGCCCTAGTCAGCCTTGAAGCTGGGACGGATGCAAGTGAAGACGCCCTCTTGGCCTTTATTACCGACCTGTCCCTGGTGTCTGACCTGGACGAAAGTGAGACTAATGAGGAAGAAGGCCAAGTCAACCTGATGACCCTCCATGCGGCTAAGGGTTTGGAGTTTCCCATTGTCTTTATTATTGGGATGGAGGAAGGGATCTTCCCCTTGTCCCGGGCCAGCGAAGATGACGAGGAATTAGAAGAAGAGCGTCGCTTGGCCTATGTGGGGATCACCCGGGCTGAAGAAGAGCTTTATTTGACCAATAGTTATTCGCGTATGCTCTATGGCCAACATAAGAGCCACCCAGAATCCCGCTTTATTACTGAAATTGATGATGAACTCTTGGCTAAGGAGGACCATAGTCCCCTGTCTATGGGCGGTTTTTCCTCCAGCCGGCCGGCCTACTACAATCGGAAAAGCTATGGGTCGAGAAGTGCTGGAAAAAGCCAGGAAAAACGCTCGATCTTTGCCAAAGGCCCCAGTCAAGCTCAAGACCAAGGTAGTGAATCTGTGGAATGGCAGGTGGGTGACAAAGCCCGTCATAAGATATGGGGTGTGGGTACTGTGGTCAAGGTGACCGGGAGTGACAATGATCAGGAATTAGATATTGCCTTTAAAGGGCAAGGCATTAAGCGTTTATTAGCAGCCTTTGCACCTATTAGTAAAGAAGATTAG
- a CDS encoding GntR family transcriptional regulator — translation MAKSMSYKEKAYRYLKEQIDNNVLLAGTHLKENDLAKQLDMSRTPIRKALDQLAKEKYVRIEPYKGAVVCKNTLNSKAIVERLQFIELLVTALFKQMENKGIMVNAKQLDEIAHHLKWDKTIDKINDYYEAEAKLFQLLVAYHSNAYFRRVTLDTVLNLHELYINEAKKREERFLAELEDMQNIYPPFIQALKDGDYPQANKYIRMWINKLILQQINY, via the coding sequence ATGGCTAAGTCTATGAGTTATAAGGAGAAAGCTTATCGCTATCTGAAAGAACAAATTGATAATAACGTGTTGTTAGCAGGAACTCATTTAAAAGAAAATGATTTAGCTAAACAATTGGATATGTCGCGCACCCCCATTCGCAAGGCCTTGGACCAACTGGCTAAGGAAAAATATGTCCGGATTGAGCCCTATAAAGGGGCCGTGGTTTGCAAGAACACTCTCAATTCCAAGGCGATTGTGGAACGGCTCCAATTTATTGAGCTCTTGGTGACGGCCCTCTTTAAGCAAATGGAAAATAAGGGCATTATGGTCAATGCCAAGCAGTTAGACGAAATCGCCCACCATTTAAAGTGGGATAAGACCATTGACAAGATTAATGACTATTATGAGGCTGAGGCCAAGCTCTTCCAGCTCTTAGTCGCTTATCATTCCAATGCTTACTTCCGCCGGGTGACCCTGGATACAGTCTTAAACCTGCATGAACTCTATATTAACGAAGCTAAAAAACGCGAAGAACGTTTCTTAGCGGAGCTAGAAGACATGCAGAATATCTACCCACCCTTCATCCAAGCCCTCAAAGACGGCGACTACCCACAGGCTAACAAGTATATCCGCATGTGGATTAATAAACTGATCCTACAACAAATTAATTATTAA
- a CDS encoding glycoside hydrolase family 73 protein, translating into MARKRKKGPKGKLKKYFWPKKKRQQFAVIILVSLSLLGLTYCANHYLPYFNFSAYQWKDKEMSDQEAAFINQIGNYATLNYPKSQVLPSVVIAQAILESDFGKSQLASQYGNLFGRKAGAGEPSVALSTQEYGPGGWVTITDHFKVYPDWQSAVIDHGNLMVNGTDWNPDLYLGVRQARHYRQATKALAEAGYATDPGYADKLNHLIESYGLMQFDP; encoded by the coding sequence GTGGCGCGTAAAAGAAAGAAAGGTCCTAAGGGAAAGCTTAAAAAGTACTTTTGGCCCAAGAAAAAAAGGCAGCAATTTGCTGTGATTATCTTGGTGTCCCTCTCTTTACTGGGCTTGACCTATTGTGCTAATCACTACTTGCCCTATTTTAATTTTTCTGCCTACCAATGGAAGGATAAGGAAATGAGTGATCAAGAGGCGGCCTTTATCAACCAGATTGGGAATTATGCCACCCTCAACTACCCCAAGTCCCAGGTCTTACCTAGTGTAGTTATTGCCCAAGCCATTTTGGAATCGGACTTTGGCAAGAGCCAGTTAGCCAGCCAGTATGGGAATCTTTTCGGGCGCAAGGCAGGTGCAGGGGAACCGAGCGTGGCCCTGTCGACTCAGGAATATGGTCCAGGGGGCTGGGTAACCATTACCGATCACTTTAAGGTCTATCCTGACTGGCAGAGTGCGGTGATTGACCATGGCAATTTAATGGTTAATGGCACCGATTGGAACCCCGACCTCTACCTGGGTGTCAGACAAGCGCGTCATTACCGTCAGGCGACCAAGGCCCTAGCTGAGGCGGGTTATGCGACAGATCCAGGCTATGCGGACAAATTAAACCACTTAATCGAAAGTTACGGTCTCATGCAATTTGATCCCTAG
- a CDS encoding CamS family sex pheromone protein, with product MKKRIQHMIVLGLASLSLIAACGRDAQPKSTAGQTQTTEESTSEEEENGKKNTLTEAYYPAAIKDGSYPLSNSRGTLSSRTSQANLENMERGLYELMKNAYPTDEYALAEGQVLSKDKVTSWLKPKSNDNPEGLNPEGSAASDRNQFQPRYLNSILEYNLMQENGDDYDLKVISLGLAMNAEDRFQNKDTEETVEISRDEALQEGKAMAQTIVERIRQDGKYSQTPIQIALFYNDKQNSLGGGAYMAEAIADAGAGLGKWKTYNRQYVVYGVDQAPREEDNTSFSRFRGEIESFFPELSGIVGVGQYDNGKLNGIDFHINTPFDGYTENIALVQHVIASLDAIYPKDVQMQVTVEGPSRMTANITRLSGQSQFQYTVY from the coding sequence GTGAAAAAACGCATCCAACATATGATCGTGCTTGGCTTAGCGTCACTGAGCCTAATAGCAGCCTGTGGCAGGGATGCCCAACCCAAATCAACCGCTGGGCAAACCCAAACCACGGAAGAATCAACTAGTGAAGAGGAAGAAAATGGGAAGAAAAATACCCTGACTGAGGCTTACTATCCTGCCGCTATCAAAGATGGTAGCTACCCCTTAAGCAACAGCCGGGGGACCTTGTCGAGTCGGACCAGCCAGGCCAACCTGGAAAATATGGAACGTGGCCTCTATGAGCTCATGAAGAATGCCTATCCGACTGATGAGTATGCCTTAGCTGAAGGCCAAGTCCTATCCAAAGACAAGGTGACTTCCTGGCTCAAGCCCAAGTCAAATGATAATCCTGAAGGGCTTAACCCCGAGGGTAGCGCCGCTAGTGACCGCAATCAATTCCAACCCCGTTACCTGAATTCCATCTTGGAATATAATTTAATGCAGGAAAATGGCGATGACTATGACCTCAAAGTCATTAGCCTCGGCCTAGCTATGAACGCTGAGGACCGTTTCCAAAACAAAGACACGGAAGAAACGGTCGAAATCAGCCGTGACGAGGCCCTTCAAGAAGGTAAGGCCATGGCTCAAACCATCGTTGAACGCATCCGTCAAGATGGCAAATATAGCCAAACACCGATTCAAATTGCCCTTTTCTATAATGATAAGCAAAACAGTTTAGGGGGCGGGGCTTATATGGCTGAAGCCATCGCTGATGCGGGAGCTGGCCTAGGCAAATGGAAGACCTATAACCGCCAGTACGTGGTTTATGGGGTCGACCAAGCCCCCCGTGAGGAAGACAACACTTCTTTCAGCCGTTTCCGTGGTGAAATTGAGTCCTTCTTCCCTGAATTGAGTGGGATTGTCGGTGTTGGCCAGTACGATAACGGCAAATTAAATGGGATTGACTTCCACATCAATACCCCATTTGACGGTTACACCGAAAATATCGCCCTAGTCCAACATGTCATTGCTAGTCTAGACGCAATTTACCCTAAAGACGTGCAAATGCAGGTCACTGTCGAAGGCCCTAGCCGCATGACAGCTAACATCACCCGCCTCTCCGGCCAAAGCCAATTCCAATATACAGTGTATTAA
- the ligA gene encoding NAD-dependent DNA ligase LigA, whose translation MAALVDQLNQYAHEYYVLDQPSVSDDHYDKTYRQLEELEASHPDLIQSDSPTQRVGDVLNEKFDKVHFDQPMLSLGDVFSQEELMAWVGGVQKEFGQDTEFVCEMKIDGLSVSLLYQDGRLVRGATRGDGNTGENITNNIKTISSIPLRLQEPLSVEVRGEIYMPKASFAQLNEDREAAGLATFANPRNSAAGSVRQLDPKVTAKRNLNVFLYTGVLPADAGINSQAELLTSYPQWGLRVNPEFKLTHSKEEIWDYVEKVSQIRHDLAYDIDGIVIKVNDFDQQEELGYTVKAPRWAIAYKFPAEQAKTTIRDIEWTVGRTGVVTPTAVMDPVLVAGSTVQRASLHNMDLIRAKDIRLNDKVIIHKAGDIIPEVVSVITEERDADSQAYPEPQTCPICQSDLVHLEDEVALRCVNPACPAQAKEKLFHFVSRNAMDITGVGPAVITQLYDKAYVKDPSDLYQLDEATLLTLDKVKEKSAQNILQAIDQSRENSLERLLFGLGIRHVGVKAARDIAMTFGSMEAIQTADREAISAIDGIGEIIADSVVEYFANDEVIALVNRLSERGVNMTYLGSSPQAIASVDSFWQGKTVVLTGKLNHYSRQEAKSLIEGQGGKVTGSVSKNTDVVVAGEDAGSKLTKAQDLDILIFDEEEMLSHLEDS comes from the coding sequence ATGGCCGCATTGGTTGACCAGTTAAACCAGTATGCCCATGAGTACTATGTCTTAGACCAGCCTAGCGTCAGTGATGACCACTATGACAAGACCTACCGCCAACTGGAAGAACTGGAAGCCAGTCATCCTGACTTGATCCAAAGTGACTCGCCTACCCAACGTGTCGGAGATGTCTTAAATGAGAAATTTGATAAGGTCCACTTCGACCAGCCCATGTTGTCCTTGGGCGATGTTTTTAGCCAGGAAGAACTAATGGCCTGGGTAGGCGGCGTCCAAAAAGAATTTGGTCAGGATACCGAATTTGTCTGTGAAATGAAAATTGACGGCCTCTCGGTTTCTCTCCTTTACCAAGACGGACGCTTGGTCAGAGGAGCCACCCGAGGGGACGGCAATACCGGGGAAAACATTACCAATAATATTAAAACCATTTCCTCCATCCCGCTGCGTTTGCAAGAACCCCTAAGTGTGGAAGTTCGTGGGGAAATTTATATGCCTAAGGCTTCCTTTGCCCAATTGAACGAGGACCGGGAGGCCGCTGGTTTAGCCACTTTTGCTAACCCGCGTAACTCAGCAGCGGGTTCGGTCCGCCAATTAGACCCCAAAGTGACCGCCAAGAGGAATCTGAATGTCTTTCTCTATACTGGCGTCTTACCTGCCGATGCGGGGATAAATAGTCAAGCGGAACTGTTGACCAGCTACCCTCAATGGGGGCTGCGGGTTAATCCGGAATTTAAGCTGACCCATAGTAAGGAAGAAATTTGGGACTATGTGGAAAAGGTTAGCCAAATCCGCCATGACCTCGCCTATGATATTGATGGGATTGTCATCAAGGTCAACGACTTCGACCAACAAGAGGAACTGGGCTATACCGTCAAGGCACCGCGCTGGGCCATTGCCTATAAGTTCCCAGCAGAACAGGCTAAAACCACTATTCGTGATATCGAGTGGACCGTGGGGCGGACCGGGGTAGTGACCCCGACTGCGGTCATGGATCCGGTCTTAGTGGCAGGAAGTACCGTCCAGAGGGCTTCCCTCCATAATATGGATTTGATCCGGGCCAAGGATATCCGACTCAATGATAAGGTCATTATCCATAAGGCCGGTGACATTATCCCAGAAGTTGTCAGTGTGATTACTGAAGAAAGAGACGCTGATAGTCAAGCCTATCCAGAACCCCAGACCTGTCCTATCTGCCAGAGTGACCTGGTCCATTTAGAAGATGAAGTCGCCCTCCGCTGTGTCAATCCTGCCTGTCCGGCCCAAGCCAAGGAGAAACTCTTCCACTTTGTTTCCCGCAACGCCATGGATATCACCGGAGTTGGTCCTGCGGTGATTACTCAATTGTATGACAAGGCCTATGTCAAAGATCCCAGTGACCTCTACCAATTAGATGAAGCGACGCTCTTGACCTTGGACAAGGTTAAGGAAAAATCGGCCCAAAATATCTTGCAGGCCATCGATCAAAGCCGGGAAAATTCCTTGGAACGGCTCCTCTTTGGCTTAGGTATCCGCCATGTTGGTGTCAAGGCGGCCCGCGACATTGCCATGACCTTTGGCTCCATGGAAGCTATCCAAACCGCTGACCGGGAGGCCATTTCAGCCATTGATGGGATCGGTGAAATTATTGCTGACAGTGTGGTGGAATATTTTGCCAATGATGAAGTGATTGCCCTAGTCAACCGGCTCAGTGAGCGGGGGGTTAATATGACCTACCTAGGGTCTAGTCCGCAAGCCATAGCTAGTGTAGATTCCTTCTGGCAAGGGAAAACCGTGGTATTAACTGGAAAACTCAACCACTATAGCCGGCAAGAAGCCAAGAGCCTTATTGAAGGCCAAGGCGGAAAAGTCACCGGATCAGTCTCCAAGAATACCGATGTGGTCGTCGCCGGTGAAGATGCCGGCAGTAAATTGACCAAGGCCCAAGATTTAGATATTTTAATTTTTGATGAAGAAGAGATGTTGAGTCACCTAGAAGATTCCTAG
- a CDS encoding pyruvate, water dikinase regulatory protein: MRQAKQVFFIISDAVGETARQVTRAALAQFAPDLKSDLRRFPFVKTQEELGEILRDAKAEGAIVAATFVNEDLDRFARQYAKDNQLTYINFLHDLIQGIGQATSLAPKEQAGGLRKVDDAYLARMSAVEFAIKYDDGNYPKKAFSQADIVILGVSRSSKTPLSLYLANRGYRVANYPLIPEVRYPEELYQVDPKKIFGLMASPQYIMNVRTNRLKYLGLTSDAKYSQLERIKYELVTASDLYRELGAHVIDIEYKSIEESGAEIIEYLKEE, from the coding sequence ATGAGACAAGCCAAGCAAGTATTTTTTATCATATCTGACGCTGTTGGGGAAACGGCCCGGCAGGTTACCCGGGCGGCTTTAGCCCAATTCGCTCCCGACTTGAAGAGCGACTTACGCCGCTTTCCCTTTGTGAAGACCCAGGAAGAATTAGGAGAAATTCTTCGTGATGCTAAGGCAGAAGGGGCAATTGTGGCAGCGACCTTTGTTAATGAGGATTTGGACCGCTTTGCCCGCCAATACGCTAAGGATAACCAGCTCACCTATATTAACTTCCTCCATGACTTGATCCAGGGGATTGGTCAAGCCACCAGTCTAGCACCTAAGGAACAGGCTGGAGGCTTACGTAAGGTGGATGACGCCTATCTGGCTAGGATGTCAGCGGTAGAATTTGCCATCAAGTATGACGATGGTAACTACCCCAAGAAGGCCTTCTCCCAAGCGGATATAGTTATCCTGGGCGTGTCACGGTCCTCCAAAACCCCGCTGTCTCTTTATCTAGCCAACCGGGGCTATCGGGTGGCTAACTACCCCTTGATTCCCGAAGTCCGCTATCCCGAAGAACTCTATCAAGTTGATCCTAAGAAAATCTTTGGACTCATGGCTTCACCCCAATATATTATGAATGTCCGCACTAACCGCTTGAAATATTTGGGACTCACATCAGACGCTAAGTATAGCCAGTTAGAACGGATTAAGTATGAATTAGTGACGGCCAGTGACTTATACCGGGAACTAGGAGCCCATGTCATTGATATTGAGTACAAGTCCATTGAAGAAAGTGGCGCCGAAATTATTGAATATCTCAAGGAAGAGTAG
- the gatA gene encoding Asp-tRNA(Asn)/Glu-tRNA(Gln) amidotransferase subunit GatA: MSRFDESIKGLNQQLVDGEITAVELVQSTIDRIKELDETYKAFLTLDEEGALAAAKASDEKGYSTDRPLQGIPIGIKDNIITEGIETTASSKILEGFVPVYQSAVVEALEAAGAITIGKLNLDEFAMGSSTETSYFGPSKNPWDTSRVPGGSSGGSAAAVASGEVVASLGSDTGGSIRQPAAYNGIVGMKPTYGRVSRWGLIAFGSSLDQIGPMTRTVEDNALVLNAIAGHDHRDSTTADIEVPDFTAQLGDSIEGLRIAVPEEFFTNGIEADVQDRVEKAIDQLESMGAIVEKVHFPLLKYGIPVYYIVASSEASSNLQRFDGVRYGYRADDIQDLEDLYVRSRSEGFGDEVKMRIMLGTFSLSSGYYDAYFKKAGKVRTLIRQEFEELFEKYDVVAGPVTTSTAFKFGEKSDDPIEMYLADLLTVPVNLAGLPSISVPCGFDSDNLPIGLQLIGNYFDEATLYKTAYAYEQATDHHTKHPE; the protein is encoded by the coding sequence ATGAGTCGATTTGATGAAAGCATAAAAGGCTTAAACCAACAATTGGTCGATGGAGAAATCACTGCCGTTGAATTGGTACAGTCTACCATTGACCGTATTAAGGAACTCGATGAAACTTACAAGGCCTTCCTCACCCTTGATGAAGAAGGTGCTTTGGCAGCAGCTAAAGCCAGTGATGAAAAAGGTTATTCCACCGACCGTCCATTACAAGGGATTCCGATCGGGATTAAGGACAACATCATTACTGAAGGTATTGAAACAACCGCGTCTTCTAAGATCTTAGAAGGCTTTGTGCCGGTTTACCAATCCGCTGTTGTTGAAGCTTTAGAAGCAGCTGGAGCGATTACTATTGGGAAGTTAAACTTGGACGAATTTGCTATGGGGTCTTCTACGGAAACCTCCTACTTTGGACCAAGTAAAAACCCTTGGGACACCAGCCGGGTACCTGGTGGTTCTTCCGGTGGTTCTGCCGCTGCAGTAGCCAGTGGTGAAGTGGTTGCTTCCCTGGGTTCTGACACCGGTGGGTCTATCCGCCAACCAGCAGCCTATAACGGCATTGTCGGTATGAAACCAACTTACGGCCGGGTATCACGCTGGGGCTTAATCGCTTTTGGTTCTTCCCTAGACCAAATTGGTCCCATGACTCGAACCGTTGAAGACAACGCCCTGGTCCTTAACGCCATTGCAGGCCACGACCACCGTGACTCTACTACCGCTGACATTGAAGTGCCTGACTTCACCGCCCAATTAGGCGACAGTATCGAAGGCTTACGGATTGCTGTTCCTGAAGAATTCTTCACCAACGGGATCGAAGCTGACGTCCAAGACCGGGTAGAAAAAGCCATTGACCAACTTGAATCCATGGGAGCCATCGTGGAAAAAGTCCACTTCCCACTCTTAAAATACGGGATTCCGGTTTATTACATTGTGGCTTCTTCAGAAGCGTCTTCCAACTTGCAACGTTTTGACGGGGTGCGTTACGGCTACCGGGCTGACGATATTCAAGACTTGGAAGACTTATATGTACGTAGCCGGTCTGAAGGCTTCGGTGACGAAGTTAAAATGCGGATTATGTTAGGGACCTTCTCCCTATCATCAGGTTACTATGACGCCTACTTCAAGAAAGCCGGTAAGGTCCGTACCCTGATCCGCCAAGAATTTGAAGAACTCTTTGAAAAATATGATGTTGTTGCTGGTCCAGTAACCACCTCAACCGCCTTCAAATTTGGCGAGAAATCCGACGATCCAATCGAAATGTACTTAGCTGACCTCTTAACCGTTCCAGTAAACTTGGCCGGCCTACCAAGTATTTCGGTACCTTGTGGCTTCGACAGTGATAACTTACCGATTGGTTTACAATTAATTGGTAACTACTTCGATGAAGCGACCTTGTACAAGACCGCTTATGCCTACGAACAAGCTACCGACCACCATACCAAACATCCAGAGTAG